Proteins from a genomic interval of Pseudomonas anuradhapurensis:
- the leuA gene encoding 2-isopropylmalate synthase — protein sequence MTMLKDPSKKYRAFPTIDLPDRTWPSKTITAAPIWCSSDLRDGNQSLIEPMDSEKKLRFWKTLVQVGVKEIEASFPSASQTDFDFVRTLIEDGHIPDDTTIQVLTQAREDLIARTFESLRGAKKAIVHLYNATSPSFRRIVFNQDKQGVKDIAVNAAKLFVKYAAQQPETQWTFQYSPETFSATEMEFAKEVCDAVIEVWNPTPEHKIILNLPATVEVSTPNVYADQIEWFCRNINRRDSVIISLHCHNDRGTGIAATELGLMAGADRAEGCLFGNGERTGNVDLVTLALNLYTQGIDPLLDFSDIDGVRKVVEECNQLPVHPRHPYVGDLVHTAFSGSHQDAIRKGFAKQQEGELWEVPYLPIDPADIGRSYEAVIRVNSQSGKGGITYLLEQEYGISLPRRMQIEFSQVVQGETDRLGLEMTAQQIYNLLHKEYLQANAPYALVSHRLQEENGHSAVEVEVAGEGETTLHWRGKGNGALEALVAGLPIAVEIMDYNEHAIGAGTNAKAAAYIELRVAGGRPVHGVGIDENITTASFKALFSALNRSLSQQEAKAA from the coding sequence ATGACCATGCTCAAAGACCCTTCGAAGAAATACCGTGCTTTCCCGACCATCGACCTGCCTGACCGTACCTGGCCGTCGAAGACCATCACCGCCGCGCCGATCTGGTGCAGCTCCGACCTGCGTGATGGCAACCAGTCGCTGATCGAGCCGATGGATTCGGAGAAGAAACTGCGCTTCTGGAAGACCCTGGTGCAGGTAGGCGTGAAGGAAATCGAAGCCTCGTTCCCGTCTGCCTCGCAAACCGATTTCGACTTCGTGCGCACGCTGATCGAAGACGGCCACATCCCGGACGACACCACCATCCAGGTGCTCACCCAGGCCCGTGAAGACCTGATCGCCCGCACCTTCGAGTCGCTGCGCGGCGCGAAGAAGGCCATCGTCCACCTGTACAACGCCACCAGCCCGTCGTTCCGCCGCATCGTCTTCAACCAGGACAAGCAAGGCGTCAAGGACATCGCGGTGAACGCGGCCAAGCTGTTCGTCAAATACGCCGCGCAGCAGCCAGAAACCCAGTGGACCTTCCAGTACTCGCCAGAAACCTTCAGCGCCACCGAAATGGAGTTCGCCAAGGAAGTCTGCGACGCGGTCATCGAGGTATGGAACCCCACGCCTGAGCACAAGATCATCCTCAACCTGCCGGCCACCGTGGAGGTCTCCACGCCGAACGTGTACGCCGACCAGATCGAGTGGTTCTGCCGCAACATCAACCGCCGCGACAGCGTGATCATCAGCCTGCACTGCCACAACGACCGTGGCACCGGCATCGCCGCCACCGAGCTGGGCCTGATGGCCGGTGCCGACCGCGCCGAAGGCTGCCTGTTCGGCAACGGCGAACGTACCGGCAACGTGGACCTGGTGACCCTGGCGTTGAACCTCTACACCCAGGGCATCGACCCGCTGCTGGACTTCTCCGACATCGATGGCGTGCGCAAGGTGGTCGAAGAGTGCAACCAGTTGCCGGTGCACCCGCGTCACCCGTACGTGGGCGACCTGGTCCACACCGCATTCTCCGGCTCGCACCAGGACGCCATCCGCAAGGGCTTCGCCAAGCAACAGGAAGGCGAGCTGTGGGAAGTGCCGTACCTGCCGATCGACCCGGCCGACATCGGCCGCAGCTATGAAGCGGTGATCCGCGTCAACAGCCAGTCGGGCAAAGGCGGCATCACCTACCTGCTCGAGCAGGAATACGGCATCAGCCTGCCGCGCCGCATGCAGATCGAGTTCAGCCAGGTGGTGCAAGGTGAAACCGACCGCCTGGGCCTGGAAATGACTGCCCAGCAGATCTACAACCTGCTGCACAAGGAATACCTCCAGGCCAACGCGCCGTACGCGCTGGTCAGCCACCGCCTGCAGGAAGAAAACGGCCACAGCGCCGTGGAAGTGGAAGTCGCCGGCGAAGGCGAGACCACCCTGCACTGGCGCGGCAAGGGTAACGGCGCGCTGGAAGCCCTGGTGGCCGGCCTGCCGATTGCCGTCGAGATCATGGACTACAACGAACACGCGATTGGCGCAGGCACCAATGCCAAGGCTGCCGCCTACATCGAGCTGCGCGTAGCCGGCGGTCGTCCGGTGCATGGCGTGGGTATCGATGAAAACATCACCACCGCCAGCTTCAAGGCGCTGTTCAGCGCACTGAACCGCTCGCTGAGCCAGCAGGAAGCCAAGGCCGCCTGA
- a CDS encoding M23 family metallopeptidase yields the protein MPRLLAPLLALSLLLLAGGAQASYITRTLNKPVPGGVAVVDLGPAASAPSARFDGKPVLVVKEQDNWLAIVGIPLTQKPGTALLSQGDRTLPFTVTSKKYPEQRITLKNTRQVNPNPADLKRIDRELAEQIAAYRSFSPALPSNLILDKPVNGPLSSKFGVRRFFNGEERNPHAGLDFAVPAGTPIKTPANGKVILVGDYFFNGRTVFVDHGQGFISMFCHMSKIDVQVGQPLRRGDVVGRVGSTGRATGPHMHWNVSLNDARVDPAIFIGAFQP from the coding sequence ATGCCTCGCCTGCTCGCGCCCCTGCTTGCCCTTTCCCTCCTGCTGCTGGCCGGCGGCGCCCAGGCCAGCTATATCACCCGCACGCTGAACAAGCCGGTACCCGGCGGCGTTGCAGTGGTCGACCTCGGCCCCGCCGCCAGCGCGCCCAGCGCCCGCTTCGACGGCAAGCCGGTGCTGGTGGTGAAGGAGCAGGACAACTGGCTGGCCATCGTCGGTATCCCGCTGACCCAGAAGCCGGGTACTGCGCTGCTGAGCCAGGGCGACCGCACCCTGCCCTTCACCGTCACCAGCAAGAAATACCCCGAACAGCGCATTACCCTGAAGAACACCCGCCAGGTCAACCCGAACCCGGCCGACCTCAAACGCATCGACCGCGAACTGGCCGAGCAGATCGCGGCCTACCGCAGCTTCAGTCCAGCGCTGCCGAGCAACCTGATCCTCGACAAACCGGTCAATGGCCCGCTGTCGAGCAAGTTCGGCGTGCGGCGCTTCTTCAATGGCGAAGAACGCAACCCGCATGCCGGGCTGGACTTCGCGGTGCCGGCCGGCACGCCGATCAAGACCCCGGCCAATGGCAAGGTGATCCTGGTGGGCGATTACTTCTTCAATGGCCGCACGGTGTTCGTCGACCATGGGCAGGGCTTCATCAGCATGTTCTGCCACATGTCCAAGATCGACGTGCAGGTGGGCCAACCACTGCGCCGGGGTGACGTGGTCGGCCGGGTGGGCTCGACCGGGCGGGCTACCGGGCCACATATGCACTGGAATGTCAGCCTGAATGATGCGCGGGTGGATCCGGCGATTTTCATTGGGGCATTCCAGCCCTGA
- the xseA gene encoding exodeoxyribonuclease VII large subunit: MIRDPFERLGLDREVLTVSQLNGRARVLLEDVFRSVWVEGEISNLARPASGHMYFTLKDSGAQVRCALFRQNATRVRQALRDGLAVRVRGKVSLFEGRGDYQLILDTVEPAGDGALRLAFEALKEKLGAEGLFSAERKRPLPAHPQRIGIITSPTGAVIRDIISVFGRRAPQVELNLIPTAVQGREAIAQIVRAIRLADSLGFDALILARGGGSLEDLWCFNEEAVARAVAACVTPIVSAVGHETDVSISDFVADVRAPTPSAAAELLAPDNSGLQQRLDGLQRRLLLRMQNRLSHDRLRLESLTRRLRHPGERLRQQAQRLDDLDMRLRRAFMLSLNQRHERLARLDTRLAAQHPGRTLKLLGQRLDSLAERLPRAMREVLKDRRQRFQAQLQTLQVVSPLATLARGYSILLDEQGQAIRSAGQTRNGQRLTARLNEGELLVRVEDNHLTPVTLSLLD; the protein is encoded by the coding sequence ATGATCAGAGACCCTTTCGAACGACTCGGCCTGGACCGCGAGGTCCTCACCGTCAGCCAACTCAACGGCCGCGCTCGCGTGCTGCTGGAAGACGTGTTCCGCAGCGTGTGGGTGGAAGGCGAGATTTCCAACCTCGCCCGCCCGGCGTCCGGCCACATGTACTTCACCCTCAAGGACAGCGGCGCGCAAGTGCGCTGCGCGCTGTTCCGGCAAAACGCCACGCGGGTGCGCCAGGCCCTGCGCGATGGCCTGGCGGTGCGGGTACGTGGCAAGGTGTCGTTGTTCGAGGGGCGTGGCGATTACCAACTGATCCTCGATACCGTCGAGCCGGCCGGTGACGGCGCCTTGCGCCTGGCCTTCGAGGCGCTGAAGGAAAAGCTCGGCGCCGAAGGGCTGTTCAGCGCCGAACGCAAGCGACCGCTGCCCGCCCACCCGCAGCGCATCGGCATCATCACCTCGCCCACCGGCGCAGTGATCCGCGACATCATCAGCGTGTTCGGCCGCCGCGCCCCGCAAGTGGAACTGAACCTGATCCCCACCGCCGTGCAGGGTCGCGAAGCGATTGCCCAGATCGTGCGCGCCATCCGCCTGGCCGACAGCCTCGGTTTCGATGCACTGATCCTGGCCCGGGGCGGCGGCTCGCTGGAAGACTTGTGGTGCTTCAACGAAGAAGCCGTGGCGCGCGCCGTGGCGGCCTGCGTCACGCCGATCGTCAGCGCCGTGGGCCATGAAACCGATGTCTCGATCAGCGATTTCGTCGCTGACGTGCGCGCCCCCACGCCGTCGGCCGCCGCCGAGCTGCTGGCACCCGACAACAGCGGCCTGCAGCAACGCCTGGATGGCCTGCAACGGCGCCTGTTGCTACGCATGCAGAACCGCCTGAGCCACGACCGCCTGCGCCTCGAATCGCTGACCCGGCGCTTGCGTCACCCGGGCGAGCGCCTGCGCCAGCAGGCGCAGCGCCTGGATGACCTGGACATGCGTCTGCGCCGGGCATTCATGCTCAGCCTCAACCAGCGCCACGAACGCCTGGCACGGCTGGATACCCGCCTGGCTGCGCAGCACCCCGGTCGCACCCTGAAACTGCTGGGCCAGCGCCTGGACAGCCTGGCCGAACGCCTGCCACGGGCCATGCGCGAGGTGCTCAAGGACCGTCGTCAGCGCTTCCAGGCCCAACTGCAGACGCTGCAGGTGGTCAGCCCCCTGGCCACGCTTGCCCGCGGCTACAGCATTCTGCTGGACGAGCAGGGCCAGGCTATCCGCAGCGCCGGACAAACCCGCAATGGCCAGCGCCTGACCGCGCGCCTGAACGAAGGCGAGCTGTTGGTGCGGGTCGAAGACAACCACCTGACCCCGGTCACCCTCTCACTTCTGGACTGA
- a CDS encoding LysR family transcriptional regulator: protein MTSIRQLRYFVEIAECGSFSAAAERLYIAQSALSRQIKELEQQLATPLFERTARLPRLTLAGQVFLQRARRLLAELAQAERVTRDIGEGRQGSLRLNHSSTVPLSGLLLARLGSYLSGNPGISLEIAQQSSEAQLEDIAAGRLDVGLLRLPVLRQHEGVMLQALFSEPLLLAVAAGHPLASAVQVQLEQLREERFISIPHRDRGGLSYLAASLCMAAGFFPQAAQVLSRKTTQLQLIQAGFGVALLPECMREIAPASVSFVALAGECESTVALACRRDAGPLVRQFVTAMQA from the coding sequence ATGACGTCGATCCGCCAGTTGCGTTACTTCGTGGAAATCGCCGAATGCGGCAGCTTCAGTGCCGCGGCCGAACGGTTGTACATCGCCCAGTCGGCACTGAGCCGGCAAATCAAGGAGCTGGAACAGCAATTGGCCACTCCGCTGTTCGAGCGCACGGCACGTCTGCCGCGCCTGACATTGGCTGGCCAGGTTTTCCTGCAACGGGCGCGCCGGCTGCTGGCGGAACTGGCGCAGGCCGAGCGGGTAACCCGCGACATTGGCGAGGGGCGGCAAGGCAGCCTGCGCCTGAACCACTCCAGTACGGTGCCGCTGAGCGGCCTGCTGCTGGCTCGCCTGGGCAGCTACCTGAGCGGCAACCCGGGCATTTCGCTGGAGATCGCCCAGCAATCGTCGGAGGCACAGCTGGAGGATATCGCCGCGGGGCGGCTGGATGTTGGCCTGCTGCGCTTGCCAGTACTGCGCCAGCATGAAGGGGTGATGCTGCAGGCACTGTTCAGTGAGCCCCTGCTGCTGGCGGTCGCCGCCGGGCATCCCCTGGCCAGCGCGGTACAGGTGCAGCTGGAGCAGTTGCGCGAGGAGCGTTTCATTTCCATCCCGCATCGGGACCGTGGCGGGCTGAGCTACCTGGCGGCCTCGTTGTGCATGGCGGCAGGTTTCTTTCCGCAGGCGGCGCAGGTGCTGTCGCGCAAGACCACGCAGTTGCAGTTGATACAGGCGGGCTTCGGCGTGGCGTTGTTGCCGGAATGCATGCGTGAGATTGCACCGGCTTCGGTCAGCTTCGTGGCGCTGGCGGGGGAATGTGAGAGTACCGTGGCGCTGGCCTGCCGGCGTGATGCAGGGCCGCTGGTGCGCCAGTTCGTGACGGCGATGCAGGCCTGA
- a CDS encoding sulfite exporter TauE/SafE family protein, with amino-acid sequence MLAQLSFSGLDWLPVLLGVGAAYIVFGIAGFGTALVAGPILIHFMPLSRIIPLLVLLDFVAAFGNLLPSRRDVVRGELLRLLPFMAIGCTLGVVFLLQLKSDLLLLLMGLFVTAYALYGLAVKVRPASLSGVWAAPMGTAGGMFGALFGSGGFLYALYLSARLEAKEQVRATQSALISCSTLVRLTLFLVAGVYADQSLLLLAACLLPVMGAGLWAGRRLTHRLSREAFVRLVTWLVLASGLALIGRYLST; translated from the coding sequence ATGCTCGCTCAATTGTCGTTTTCCGGCCTCGACTGGCTACCCGTCCTGCTGGGTGTAGGCGCCGCCTACATCGTGTTCGGCATTGCCGGGTTCGGCACCGCGCTGGTGGCTGGGCCGATCCTCATCCACTTCATGCCGTTGTCGCGGATCATCCCGTTGCTGGTGCTGCTCGACTTCGTCGCCGCCTTCGGCAACCTGCTGCCCTCGCGCCGCGACGTGGTGCGCGGCGAGCTGCTGCGGTTGCTGCCGTTCATGGCCATCGGTTGCACGCTGGGCGTGGTGTTCCTGTTGCAGTTGAAGTCCGACCTGCTACTGCTGCTGATGGGGCTGTTCGTGACCGCCTATGCCCTGTACGGGCTGGCGGTGAAGGTGCGGCCGGCGAGCCTGTCCGGCGTGTGGGCGGCACCGATGGGCACGGCGGGCGGAATGTTCGGCGCCTTGTTCGGCAGCGGCGGCTTCCTTTACGCGCTGTACCTGAGTGCGCGGCTGGAGGCAAAGGAACAGGTCCGCGCCACCCAGAGCGCGTTGATCAGCTGCAGTACGCTGGTGCGCCTGACGCTGTTCCTGGTCGCCGGCGTGTATGCCGACCAGAGCCTGCTGCTACTCGCCGCCTGCCTGCTGCCGGTGATGGGCGCCGGGCTCTGGGCCGGGCGCAGGCTGACCCACCGCCTGTCCCGTGAAGCCTTCGTGCGCCTGGTCACCTGGCTGGTGCTGGCCAGCGGCCTGGCGCTGATCGGTCGCTACCTGAGTACCTGA
- a CDS encoding sugar ABC transporter ATPase, whose translation MNTQSIIVPKLSTVPVHEARARAILRWLVREKIVEEQLTTCGRTGNRMGHALAEGARKVALHPERLPFGEPVNGLEVMLKRCIYTPTEGFLEEAGCPECRREVGEPLFESLEEWMPAVSDNFTCPLCGFEDDINGFIFLQPCAFSNLGFIFNNWGEAGFTPAFLDSFADWLDQPVAVVQVKLPQG comes from the coding sequence ATGAACACCCAAAGCATCATCGTTCCCAAACTGTCCACGGTCCCGGTGCACGAAGCCCGGGCTCGCGCCATCCTGCGCTGGCTGGTGCGCGAAAAGATCGTCGAGGAGCAACTGACCACCTGTGGTCGCACCGGCAACCGCATGGGCCATGCCTTGGCCGAAGGTGCCCGCAAAGTGGCCCTGCACCCGGAAAGACTGCCCTTCGGCGAGCCGGTCAACGGCCTGGAAGTGATGCTCAAGCGCTGCATCTATACGCCCACCGAAGGTTTCCTCGAAGAAGCCGGTTGCCCGGAATGCCGGCGCGAGGTGGGCGAGCCGCTGTTCGAAAGCCTGGAGGAATGGATGCCGGCGGTGAGCGACAACTTCACCTGCCCGCTGTGCGGCTTCGAAGACGACATCAACGGCTTCATTTTTCTGCAGCCATGTGCCTTTTCCAACCTGGGGTTCATCTTCAACAACTGGGGCGAGGCCGGGTTCACCCCGGCCTTTCTCGACAGCTTCGCCGACTGGCTCGACCAGCCGGTGGCGGTGGTACAGGTAAAACTGCCACAAGGCTGA
- the guaB gene encoding IMP dehydrogenase: MLRISQEALTFDDILLVPGYSEVLPNEVSLKTRLTRGIELNIPLVSAAMDTVTEARLAIAMAQEGGIGIIHKNMTIEQQASEVRKVKKFEAGVVKDPITIDADATVRDLFDLTRLNNISGVPVLANGDLVGIVTSRDVRFESRLDAKVRDVMTPKERLVTVREGADKNEVRELLHKHRLEKVLIVDDKFNLKGMMTVKDIEKAKAYPLASKDDQGRLRVGAAVGTGKDTGERVAALVAAGVDVVVVDTAHGHSKGVIDRVRWVKENYPQVQVIGGNIATGAAAKALAEAGADAVKVGIGPGSICTTRIVAGVGVPQISAIANVAAALEGTGVPLIADGGIRFSGDLSKAIVAGASCVMMGSMFAGTEEAPGEVELFQGRSYKAYRGMGSLGAMAQAQGSSDRYFQDSSAGAEKLVPEGIEGRVPYKGALAAIIHQLMGGLRSSMGYTGSATIEEMRTKPEFVRITGAGMAESHVHDVQITKEAPNYRVG; the protein is encoded by the coding sequence ATGCTGCGTATCAGCCAAGAAGCCCTGACCTTCGACGATATCCTCCTTGTACCTGGCTATTCCGAGGTACTGCCCAATGAAGTCAGTCTCAAGACCCGTTTGACCCGTGGCATCGAGCTGAACATTCCGCTGGTTTCCGCCGCCATGGATACCGTGACCGAAGCGCGCCTGGCCATTGCCATGGCCCAGGAAGGCGGTATCGGCATCATCCACAAGAACATGACCATCGAACAGCAGGCCAGCGAAGTCCGCAAGGTCAAGAAGTTCGAGGCTGGCGTGGTCAAGGACCCGATCACCATCGACGCCGACGCCACCGTGCGCGACCTGTTCGACCTGACCCGCCTGAACAACATCTCCGGTGTTCCGGTGCTGGCCAATGGCGACCTGGTCGGTATCGTCACCTCCCGTGACGTGCGCTTCGAAAGCCGCCTGGACGCCAAGGTGCGCGACGTGATGACCCCGAAAGAGCGTCTGGTCACTGTCCGCGAAGGCGCCGACAAGAACGAAGTCCGCGAGCTGCTGCACAAGCACCGCCTGGAAAAAGTCCTGATCGTCGACGACAAGTTCAACCTCAAGGGCATGATGACCGTCAAGGACATCGAAAAGGCCAAGGCCTACCCGCTGGCAAGCAAGGATGACCAGGGTCGCCTGCGCGTCGGCGCCGCCGTCGGTACCGGCAAGGACACCGGCGAGCGCGTTGCCGCCCTGGTTGCCGCTGGCGTTGACGTGGTGGTTGTCGACACTGCCCACGGCCACTCCAAAGGCGTTATCGACCGCGTTCGCTGGGTGAAGGAGAACTACCCGCAAGTGCAGGTGATCGGCGGCAACATCGCCACCGGCGCTGCGGCCAAGGCCCTGGCCGAAGCCGGTGCCGATGCCGTCAAGGTCGGTATCGGCCCAGGCTCGATCTGCACCACCCGTATCGTTGCCGGTGTCGGCGTGCCGCAAATCAGCGCCATCGCCAACGTTGCCGCAGCACTGGAAGGCACTGGCGTGCCGCTGATCGCCGATGGCGGCATCCGTTTCTCCGGTGACCTGTCCAAGGCCATCGTCGCCGGTGCTTCCTGCGTGATGATGGGTTCGATGTTCGCCGGTACCGAAGAGGCCCCGGGTGAAGTCGAACTGTTCCAGGGCCGTTCCTACAAGGCCTATCGCGGCATGGGCTCGCTGGGTGCCATGGCACAGGCGCAAGGCTCGTCCGACCGCTACTTCCAGGACTCCTCGGCCGGTGCCGAGAAGCTGGTACCGGAAGGCATCGAAGGCCGCGTTCCCTACAAGGGTGCCCTGGCGGCGATCATCCACCAGCTGATGGGCGGCCTGCGTTCGTCCATGGGCTACACCGGCAGCGCGACCATCGAAGAGATGCGTACCAAGCCGGAGTTCGTGCGCATCACCGGTGCCGGCATGGCCGAGTCCCACGTGCATGACGTGCAGATCACCAAAGAAGCCCCTAACTACCGCGTAGGCTGA
- the guaA gene encoding glutamine-hydrolyzing GMP synthase — protein MALDIHAHRILILDFGSQYTQLIARRVREIGVYCELHPFDMDDEAIRAFNPRGIILAGGPESVHEANSPRAPQAVFDLNVPVLGICYGMQTMAEQMGGKVEGSDLREFGYARVDVVGKSRLLDGIEDHIDADGLLGLDVWMSHGDKVTQMPSNFHVLASTPSCPIAGMFDDARGYYGVQFHPEVTHTKQGGRILSRFVQDICGCEALWTPSNIVEDAIAQVREQVGSANVLLGLSGGVDSSVVAALLHRAIGDQLTCVFVDNGLLRLHEGDQVMAMFKENMGVKVIRADAEKQFLDNLAGEADPEKKRKIIGRTFIDVFDAEASKLENIQFLAQGTIYPDVIESAGAKSGKAHVIKSHHNVGGLPEEMNLKLVEPLRELFKDEVRKIGLELGLPYDMVYRHPFPGPGLGVRILGEVKKEYADILRRADHIFIEELRKADWYHKTSQAFVVFQPVKSVGVVGDGRRYAWVVALRAVETVDFMTARWAHLPYELLETVSGRIINEIDGISRVTYDVSSKPPATIEWE, from the coding sequence ATGGCCCTCGACATTCACGCTCACCGCATCCTGATCCTCGATTTCGGTTCCCAGTACACCCAGCTGATCGCCCGCCGCGTGCGCGAGATCGGCGTGTACTGCGAACTGCACCCGTTCGACATGGACGATGAAGCGATCCGTGCATTCAACCCGCGCGGCATCATCCTCGCCGGCGGCCCCGAGTCGGTCCACGAAGCCAACAGCCCACGTGCCCCGCAGGCGGTGTTCGACCTCAACGTACCGGTGCTGGGCATCTGCTACGGCATGCAGACCATGGCCGAGCAGATGGGCGGCAAGGTCGAAGGTTCCGACCTGCGTGAATTCGGTTATGCCCGCGTGGACGTGGTCGGCAAGAGCCGCCTGCTCGATGGCATCGAAGACCACATCGACGCCGACGGCCTGCTGGGCCTGGACGTGTGGATGAGCCACGGTGACAAGGTCACCCAGATGCCGAGCAACTTCCACGTGCTGGCCAGCACCCCGAGCTGCCCGATCGCCGGCATGTTCGACGACGCGCGTGGCTACTACGGCGTGCAGTTCCACCCGGAAGTGACCCACACCAAGCAGGGCGGTCGTATCCTGTCCCGTTTCGTGCAGGACATCTGCGGCTGCGAAGCCCTGTGGACGCCTTCCAACATCGTTGAAGACGCCATCGCCCAGGTACGTGAGCAAGTCGGTTCGGCCAACGTCCTGCTGGGCCTGTCCGGCGGTGTCGACAGCTCGGTGGTTGCCGCACTGCTGCACCGCGCCATCGGCGACCAGCTGACCTGCGTATTCGTCGACAACGGCCTGCTGCGCCTGCACGAAGGCGACCAGGTGATGGCCATGTTCAAGGAGAACATGGGCGTCAAGGTGATCCGCGCCGACGCTGAAAAGCAGTTCCTCGACAACCTGGCCGGCGAAGCCGACCCGGAGAAGAAGCGCAAGATCATCGGTCGCACCTTCATCGACGTGTTCGACGCCGAAGCCAGCAAGCTGGAAAACATCCAGTTCCTGGCCCAGGGCACCATCTACCCGGACGTGATCGAGTCGGCTGGCGCCAAGAGCGGCAAGGCCCACGTGATCAAGTCGCACCACAACGTGGGTGGCCTGCCAGAGGAAATGAACCTCAAGCTGGTCGAGCCCCTGCGTGAACTGTTCAAGGACGAAGTGCGCAAGATCGGCCTGGAGCTGGGCCTGCCGTACGACATGGTCTACCGCCACCCGTTCCCGGGCCCGGGCCTGGGCGTGCGTATCCTCGGTGAAGTGAAGAAGGAATACGCCGACATCCTGCGTCGCGCTGACCACATCTTCATCGAAGAGCTGCGCAAGGCCGACTGGTACCACAAGACCAGCCAGGCCTTCGTGGTGTTCCAGCCGGTCAAGTCGGTGGGTGTCGTCGGCGATGGCCGTCGCTACGCCTGGGTCGTGGCCCTGCGTGCCGTCGAAACCGTGGACTTCATGACCGCGCGCTGGGCGCACCTGCCATACGAGCTGCTGGAAACCGTCAGCGGCCGTATCATCAACGAAATCGACGGTATCTCGCGCGTGACTTACGACGTGTCGAGCAAGCCGCCGGCGACCATCGAGTGGGAATGA